In Melitaea cinxia chromosome 11, ilMelCinx1.1, whole genome shotgun sequence, a genomic segment contains:
- the LOC123658067 gene encoding uncharacterized protein LOC123658067, which yields MFSQVRIVNQVGGANAKEYTERVFNKIFAPSFAADNTWEGKKTKYKINDLKLIKICEEVILKKYPSWDSGEFSKVGINWFRLGKQRAGQQPGQKQKQNKHLKDEDARKD from the exons ATGTTTTCTCAGGTTAGAATTGTTAATCAAGTTGGAGGAGCAAACGCTAAAGAGTACACGGAAAgagtattcaataaaatattcgcACCATCATTTGCGGCAGATAATACTTGGGAAGGCAAGAAAactaagtataaaattaatgacttgaaattaattaaaatttgcgaag aggTGATACTGAAAAAATATCCTTCGTGGGACAGTGGCGAATTTTCTAAAGTCGGAATCAATTGGTTCCGATTAGGCAAACAAAGAGCAGGTCAACAACCGGGGCAGAAACAAAAGCAAAATAAGCATTTAAAGGACGAGGATGCAAGAAAAGATTGA